One part of the Treponema peruense genome encodes these proteins:
- a CDS encoding NusG domain II-containing protein codes for MKNKRFYIMDFVAVAVFLALFAVVFVNARRNSGSNDTVYIQAGKNTYAYSLKKDGIYSIPGKIGDSVIEISGGTARFADSPCENKSCVLSGKISHAGEWAACLPNGISIRIDGSQKDLDATAK; via the coding sequence ATGAAAAACAAGCGCTTTTATATTATGGATTTTGTGGCCGTAGCGGTTTTTCTTGCCCTGTTTGCAGTAGTTTTTGTAAATGCACGTAGAAATTCCGGCAGCAATGACACGGTTTATATTCAGGCTGGGAAAAACACATACGCATATTCCCTTAAAAAAGACGGAATCTACTCTATTCCCGGTAAAATCGGCGACTCTGTAATTGAAATTTCCGGTGGAACAGCACGGTTCGCCGATTCCCCCTGTGAAAATAAAAGTTGCGTACTTTCGGGAAAAATTTCACACGCAGGTGAATGGGCTGCCTGTCTGCCGAACGGAATTTCCATAAGAATAGACGGGTCGCAAAAAGATTTGGACGCTACTGCAAAATAG
- the rpmG gene encoding 50S ribosomal protein L33 translates to MASKKKSAVEIIALQCTECKRKNYTTYKNRKNITGKLEKNKYCPFCRKEILHKETKAK, encoded by the coding sequence ATGGCAAGCAAGAAAAAGTCAGCCGTAGAAATCATAGCCTTACAGTGCACGGAGTGCAAGCGCAAGAATTATACAACATACAAGAACCGCAAAAACATCACCGGTAAACTTGAAAAGAATAAGTATTGCCCGTTCTGCCGCAAGGAAATTCTGCACAAAGAAACAAAGGCAAAATAA
- the epsC gene encoding serine O-acetyltransferase EpsC, giving the protein MSKIDNAVEQILESYQKYGGINLDEAANFPNRQNVINVLQDIQSLIFPGYRVDESLDSMTLKFVTGARVNRIVGMLTREIKKALFFIVRDDAVEQSHCFNLAEQASIALIEEIPEIRRKIGLDVQAAFAGDPAAKSNEEVIVSYPGLEAISVYRVAHFLCKSGVPVIPRIMSEYAHGKTGIDINPGATIGESFFIDHGTGVVIGESCVIGNNVKIYQGVTLGALSVKKELMDKKRHPTIEDNVTIYANATILGGETIIGKGSVIGGNTWVTKSVPAGSLLTQEASK; this is encoded by the coding sequence ATGAGTAAAATAGACAATGCTGTAGAGCAGATTCTTGAATCTTATCAGAAATACGGCGGAATCAACCTTGATGAAGCTGCAAATTTCCCCAACCGCCAGAATGTAATAAATGTTCTTCAGGATATTCAGTCCCTTATTTTCCCCGGTTACAGAGTAGATGAAAGTCTGGATTCCATGACGCTCAAATTTGTAACCGGCGCCCGTGTAAACCGCATAGTCGGAATGCTTACCCGCGAAATAAAAAAAGCGCTTTTTTTCATCGTGCGTGATGATGCTGTTGAACAGTCACACTGTTTTAACCTTGCCGAACAGGCTTCCATTGCATTAATAGAAGAAATTCCCGAAATCCGCAGAAAAATCGGGCTTGACGTACAGGCAGCCTTTGCAGGTGATCCGGCCGCAAAATCAAATGAAGAAGTAATAGTTTCCTATCCCGGACTTGAAGCAATTTCAGTTTACAGGGTGGCGCATTTTCTCTGCAAAAGCGGCGTTCCTGTTATTCCCAGAATAATGAGTGAATATGCGCACGGAAAAACCGGAATCGACATAAACCCGGGTGCCACAATAGGTGAAAGTTTTTTTATTGACCACGGAACAGGCGTAGTTATCGGAGAATCATGTGTTATCGGTAACAATGTCAAAATTTACCAGGGCGTAACGCTCGGTGCGCTTAGTGTAAAAAAAGAGCTTATGGACAAAAAGCGTCACCCAACTATAGAAGACAATGTGACAATTTATGCAAACGCAACAATTCTTGGCGGTGAAACAATTATAGGAAAGGGAAGTGTCATAGGCGGAAATACTTGGGTAACAAAGTCTGTTCCTGCAGGTTCGCTTCTTACCCAGGAAGCTTCAAAATAA